CGAGCGGCTGGGGAGTGGTGATGGACGACCTCGCCGCAGCGCTGGTTGCATGCGGATTCATGCACTTCATCCACTACATCTGGCCCGAGTTGCTCCTGGAACTGCGCCCGCCCGCCTAACAGCCAGTCGGTGCCGTTCAGCGGTTGAGAAGGAAGCGCACCGCGGCAAAGTAGCCTTCGATCCCCAGTCCCGTTATGACGCCGATGGAGGCTGGGGCAGTGAGGGACTTTTGCCGAAATTCCTCCCGGCGGTGGACGTTTGAGATATGCACCTCAACCACGGGAATTGCTGAGCCCAGCAGGGAATCCCGCAGTGCCACGCTCGTATGAGTCAACCCGCCTGGATTGATCACGAGTCCATCGATTCTGGCGTCAGCCCAGGCGGCGATGCGATCAATGATTGCTCCCTCGTGATTGGATTGGAAAAATTCAAGGCTGGCCCGTGTGGCGAACTCCGAGCGCAGAGCCGTTTCGAGGTCTGCGAGAGTGGTGCGTCCATAGACATCAGGCTCACGCTTGCCCAGGCGATCCAGATTCGGACCATTGAGGATGGCGATGGTTTTCATCGTGCAGGTGGGAGAAAACCCGCGAATGCCACCCGGGCGCAAACCTTTGTTGAGATCGCTGCCATGGCTAGAGTGGATTGTCGGTCGCGATGAACTCCCATGGCAGCCCGAACCTCGTCGCCACTTCGGCGGCGAGTGCCTGCACGGCATGGACTTCGGTGGCGTAGTGCCCGCACAGGTAGAGATTGAGGCGGTTTTCCTGCGCAACCGAATACCATTCCTCGCGCAATTCACCCGTCACGAGCGTGTCGATGCCTTCCTTGATCATTTCGGGAATAGCGCTGTTTCCACTGCCGCTGCAAAAGGCGATTCTGCGTGGAGATGCCGAACCATGCTCGATTGCAAGCACCCGGGCGTACTTCCTGCGGATCTCCGAGAGCAGATTGGTCCGATTCCGCCCGCAGGGTCCCGAGCAGCCGATCGGCTCTCCCTCACGAATCAGGAACGGCTGATCGGGCGTGATCCCCAGTTGCCGGGCAAGCAGGGCGTTGTTTCCTATCTCTGGATGCGCGTCGAGCGGCAGGTGATTCGAGTAAAGCGCGCAGTTGCCCGCGAGCAGGGCATGCAGTCTGGCGTAGGTCGGACCGACAATCGGCCGCGGCATGTCCCAATACAGGCCATGATGCACAATAAGGAAATCGACGCCCCTGCGAACTGCAGCGGTGAAGGGCTCGAGGCCGGAATCAACGGCCGCGCCGATTTTGGTGACGGCGCCCGGGTTTGCGACCTGCAATCCATTGAAGGCTCCGGGGGCATCCTTGAATGCACCCATGCGGGTGCGTTCATCACAATAGGCGACGACGGATTGCAGCGTGATCATGCCGCTGCCTAACGAATGCGCGGGCAAAGGCGAAAACAAAGTTGGGACCTCTCCGCCGAGCCTCGCGCAATGCACCGCTTGTCAAATCACGGAGCGTCCCGCACCGCGAGCCGGCTTGCAACGCGTGAAGGGACGGCTTTCCTGCGGGAGTGATGGATGATCACTCGCCCGATTTGACCGACCCTGTCGACTTGATTGCCCATGCCGCCGCGCGCTTTGACGGACGGCCGACCTGGGATGAATATTTCATGGCCACCGCGGTGCTGCTTTCGACACGTTCCCCCTGTGAACGCCTTCATGTCGGATGCGTTGTTGTCAGTGGTGGAGACCGCCGGAACCGCATTGTTGCAGCCGGCTACAATGGATTCCTTCCGGGTGCGCCCCACTGCTCGCGTGTCCGCGATGGACATGAACAGGCCACGGTGCATGCCGAACAGAATGCCGTAGCGGACGCCGCACGCAGGGGCATCAGCGTCGAGGGGTGCACCGCCTACGTGACTCATTTTCCCTGCATCAATTGTGCCAAGATCCTCGCATCCGCCGGTATCGCTGAGGTGCGTTATCGGGCGGACTACCAGAACGACCCGTTGGTGGCCCCGCTGCTGGTTGAGGCGGGATTGAAGGTCACCCAGCTTGTCGGGCGTCCTCGACAGGACCTGATCGACAAGCCAGGAGCGGCGTTGAAAATTCAGGCCTGATGCAAGCAATTCCGTATCCGCCATGCGATCTGGAGTGAAAAAGACAATGCCTGAGAAGGAACTTGCGGGTTCCCTGCTGCTTGCGCATCCGTCGCTTCGAGAGCCGAGTTTTCGGCGCACGGTAATCCTATTGTCCTCCCATACGAGCGATGGAGCCATGGGAGTGGTCCTGAATCGCCCGCTGGGTCGGACTCTTGGCTCCCTCAATTCCTCCTTCGCATTGAGTTCCCTTGCTGACGTGCCCGTGTTTTCCGGTGGCCCCGTGCAGAAAGATCAGGTGATTCTCTGCGCGTGGCAGATCCAGCCGGAGGGCGAGGGGTTTCGGCTCTATTTCGGAATCGATGCAGAAAAGGCGGAGCATTTGCGCACAATGGGCGGCATGGAGCTTCGCGCCTTCCTGGGGTATTCCGGGTGGGGGGAAGGCCAGTTGGAGGGGGAACTCGAACACGAAAGCTGGGTCGTGGCCCCAATAGGCCCCAATCTTCTCGAATTGGAGGCCAATGAGGGCTTGTGGCGGGGACTGCTGTTTGCGCTGGATCCCGACTGGCGGATTCTTGCCGATGAGCCGGACGACCCCAGCGTCAACTGACTGCGGCCACGGGCGCTGAATCAGGCGCTGATGTTGCGCCAGCGCTGGCGGCGATGGCTGTACGGACCAGGGGAGTAGTCAAATGATACCCTGCTCGAGCATCGCATCGGCGACCTTCACAAAACCTCCGATGTTCGCCCCCTTGACGTAGTTGACAAAGCCGTCGTTTTCGCGCCCGTGATCCACGCATACGTGATGGATCGATTGCATGATCGCGTGCAGGCGGCTGTCCACCTCTGCGGCGGGCCAGGACATCCGCATGGCGTTCTGGCTCATCTCCAGGCCGCTCGTTGCGACACCGCCTGCGTTTGCGGCCTTGCCCGGTCCATAGAGAATGCGGGCCTTCAGGAAGTGCTCCACCGCTTCAGGAGTCGATGGCATGTTTGCTCCCTCCGCCACGCAGATGCAGCCATTCGCCAGCAAGGCACGGGCATCTTCCCCATTGAGCTCGTTCTGGGTGGCGCAGGGCAGTGCGATGTTGCACGGAAGATGCCAGGGGCGCTTGCCTGCATGATAGGGCAGGGAGTGGGCCTTGGCGAATTCCTCGATGCGTCCACGCCTGACATTCTTCAGGTCCATGACCCAGGAGAGCTGCTCCTCCGTCAAACCCTTCGGGATGTGCACCGTGCCACCGGAATCAGACAGGGACACCACCCTTGCTCCAACTTCCATGCATTTCTCCGCGGCGTACTGGGACACATTGCCCGATCCCGAAATGGTGACCGTCATGCCATCAATCACCCGCTTCTCATGCTGCAGCATGGCCTGCGCAAAATACACACAGCCGTAGCCCGTGGCCTCCGGGCGTATCAGGCTCCCACCGTAGCTGAGACCCTTGCCCGTGAACGTTGAAGTGACGTGGTTGGCGAGCTTCTTGTAGTAGCCATACATGTAGCCAACTTCACGACCGCCAACGCCGATGTCACCGGCGGGCACATCCGTATCGGGACCAACATGCCGGAAGAGCTCGCTCATGAAAGCCTGGCAGAAACGCATGACCTCCTCATCGCTTTTTCCCTTTGGATCAAAATCAGCCCCTCCCTTGCCTCCGCCCATTGGCAGCGTGGTCAGGGAGTTCTTCAAGGTCTGTTCGAACGCGAGGAACTTGAGCACTCCGAGATTGACTGAGGGATGGAAGCGAACGCCACCCTTGTAGGGTCCGATGGCACTGTTCATCTGGACGCGAAATCCGCGATTCACCTGAATGCGGCCTCGATCGTCGACCCAACTGACCCGGAATTGGATGATCCTCTCGGGTTCCACCAGACGTTCCAACAAGGCCTTGCCCCGATACCTCGGAGTTTGCTCGATATAGGGAATGAGCGTGTGCGCAACTTCCTCGACAGCCTGATGGAATTCAGGCTGGTGCGGATCGCGTGCTTTGACGAGGGCTAGGAAGTCGGCGAGTGTGGCCATGTAGGTTGAAACTTGATCGATGAATGATTGAGACGGACGGACCTCCACGGGAGACCCGGCGGCATGCGTTCACCTGCGCGAACGATGGCGCGGAAGATCCGAAGGATGAACATCACCGATGGTTTGTGCTTCTGACGACAAAAATTTTTGAAAACATTGGCGCAGCAACTGGCTCAGTTCATTGGCACAAACGATCTCCGTGTGAAACCGGGTGCCATCCTTTCCCATTGCTGGAGCACGCGCGCCCCGTAGCATTTCACGTCATGAATCCATTCCTGCGCCCTCCATCCGTCCATTTTGATTCCGGCCGGGAGCTCTGTTGATGAGTGCGTCGACGGGAGCGGGCTCGTTCAAGAGGAGCACGGGCTGGAGGGCTGCCGCGTCCGTGTTCTCAGTCATCATGGCGGCACTGGCGTCATTTTGGGCGGGAAATTCCGGCGCACCCCGCGAAATCGCGTTCATGTCCGGAATCTTCGTGCTGGCGGCCAGCCTATGGACAACGCAGGCCGTGCCGTTGTTTGCCACGGCGTTGATTGTGATCGTGCTGGAAATTCTGACACTCGCCAATCCTGGCGGCTGGCCTGGACTGGGATTCGCCAGCGGAGAGTCCCCATCCTATCTGGAGATAATCCGTGTAGCGGCGGATCCGGCGTTGCTGCTGTTTTTCGGTGGATTCGTCCTTGCGGAAGCGGCGGTGAAGGAAGGAGTGGACCGCGTCGTTTCCGGCTGGTTGCTCAACCCCTTTGGCACCCGCCCCTCCCGCGTGCTGCTTGGAGTGATGCTTGTCACACTGACATTCGGCATGTGGATGAGCAATACCGCCACGGCCGCAATGATGCTCGCCCTGCTGACACCTGCGATTGCGGGCATGCCGCGACAGGAGCCATTCAGGAAGGCCCTCATCCTCGGCGTCGCCTTTTCGGCCAATCTCAGCGGACTGTGCACACCGATTGCCTCGCCTCCGAATGCGGTGGCAATTGGATTTCTTCGCAGCGCCGGTCATTCAGTCAACTTCCTGGCCTGGATGGGAGCGGCACTTCCTCTGGCATTGCTCTCATTGGTGTTGGCTTGGGCCCTGTTGCTCAACGCATTCCCTCCTCGATCAGGACATTTGAAGATTGGCACCGGCCACGACCGACTCGAGGCGAAGGGCGTGACTGTTGTGATTGTTTTTGCAATGACGGTCGTCCTGTGGATCAGCGAGCGCTGGCACGGGCTGCCCGCAGCCGTGTCGGCGATATTTCCAGTCATCGTCCTCGCCA
This genomic window from Opitutaceae bacterium contains:
- a CDS encoding Nif3-like dinuclear metal center hexameric protein, yielding MITLQSVVAYCDERTRMGAFKDAPGAFNGLQVANPGAVTKIGAAVDSGLEPFTAAVRRGVDFLIVHHGLYWDMPRPIVGPTYARLHALLAGNCALYSNHLPLDAHPEIGNNALLARQLGITPDQPFLIREGEPIGCSGPCGRNRTNLLSEIRRKYARVLAIEHGSASPRRIAFCSGSGNSAIPEMIKEGIDTLVTGELREEWYSVAQENRLNLYLCGHYATEVHAVQALAAEVATRFGLPWEFIATDNPL
- a CDS encoding dCMP deaminase, translated to MDDHSPDLTDPVDLIAHAAARFDGRPTWDEYFMATAVLLSTRSPCERLHVGCVVVSGGDRRNRIVAAGYNGFLPGAPHCSRVRDGHEQATVHAEQNAVADAARRGISVEGCTAYVTHFPCINCAKILASAGIAEVRYRADYQNDPLVAPLLVEAGLKVTQLVGRPRQDLIDKPGAALKIQA
- the gdhA gene encoding NADP-specific glutamate dehydrogenase: MATLADFLALVKARDPHQPEFHQAVEEVAHTLIPYIEQTPRYRGKALLERLVEPERIIQFRVSWVDDRGRIQVNRGFRVQMNSAIGPYKGGVRFHPSVNLGVLKFLAFEQTLKNSLTTLPMGGGKGGADFDPKGKSDEEVMRFCQAFMSELFRHVGPDTDVPAGDIGVGGREVGYMYGYYKKLANHVTSTFTGKGLSYGGSLIRPEATGYGCVYFAQAMLQHEKRVIDGMTVTISGSGNVSQYAAEKCMEVGARVVSLSDSGGTVHIPKGLTEEQLSWVMDLKNVRRGRIEEFAKAHSLPYHAGKRPWHLPCNIALPCATQNELNGEDARALLANGCICVAEGANMPSTPEAVEHFLKARILYGPGKAANAGGVATSGLEMSQNAMRMSWPAAEVDSRLHAIMQSIHHVCVDHGRENDGFVNYVKGANIGGFVKVADAMLEQGII
- a CDS encoding SLC13/DASS family transporter, translated to MSASTGAGSFKRSTGWRAAASVFSVIMAALASFWAGNSGAPREIAFMSGIFVLAASLWTTQAVPLFATALIVIVLEILTLANPGGWPGLGFASGESPSYLEIIRVAADPALLLFFGGFVLAEAAVKEGVDRVVSGWLLNPFGTRPSRVLLGVMLVTLTFGMWMSNTATAAMMLALLTPAIAGMPRQEPFRKALILGVAFSANLSGLCTPIASPPNAVAIGFLRSAGHSVNFLAWMGAALPLALLSLVLAWALLLNAFPPRSGHLKIGTGHDRLEAKGVTVVIVFAMTVVLWISERWHGLPAAVSAIFPVIVLATSGIFTAKDLRAINWEVLVLVAGGIALGAGMLLTGFDRAVVQWLPEGEGELFWLTLLLGASGLVGAFMSNTAAANLFIPIGMAIAATGALTPTHAAVSVALVASLTMPLPVSTPPNAMAFAREEFSLGEMLRVSLPLTIASILLVLFGGKWVMRLWGMIP
- the aroQ gene encoding type II 3-dehydroquinate dehydratase; its protein translation is MKTIAILNGPNLDRLGKREPDVYGRTTLADLETALRSEFATRASLEFFQSNHEGAIIDRIAAWADARIDGLVINPGGLTHTSVALRDSLLGSAIPVVEVHISNVHRREEFRQKSLTAPASIGVITGLGIEGYFAAVRFLLNR
- a CDS encoding YqgE/AlgH family protein, translated to MPEKELAGSLLLAHPSLREPSFRRTVILLSSHTSDGAMGVVLNRPLGRTLGSLNSSFALSSLADVPVFSGGPVQKDQVILCAWQIQPEGEGFRLYFGIDAEKAEHLRTMGGMELRAFLGYSGWGEGQLEGELEHESWVVAPIGPNLLELEANEGLWRGLLFALDPDWRILADEPDDPSVN